The genomic DNA CCACCTTAAATAAACATCGGTTTTATAAGCTCACCCCGCGCGACACAGGGTCAGCGGTTTGTTAGGCGTCTCGCTGTTGGTGCAGTTAATGCAGGCGCAcgcaaaaataataatgtttCCAGCGGCTTGCGCAACAGCAGACGATACCGGTGGTGCATCAAGGTGCATAAAAACCCGACCGGCCGGCGTTCGAAGAAAACCCGTGCCACAAGAATCGAGCTTGCCGAAGCTTTTTTTCTGGCCAGCGGCAAGGGTAGATGGGGGGTATGCGGTGGAAGGTGCGACGGGGCACGGGAGTGTAATAAAGCCACCTCTTTTCCATTCATGGGTCCACATCgagtccacacacacacacacacttttttcttcctttataGGAAATGTGTAAACAGGCCCGGTAGTTTAGCGCGGAAAAGCTCACGCCAAACGCCATGATTGAGAAACCGTTTGAACCAGTTGCGGCATTTGCGTTGCACTGTTCGGTTCTGGGAAACTGGGTACCCGCTCCGGTTTGTTTTCCTGCGCTGTACCGCGCTGAGCTGTGTTTTACATATTCTTGAAATTCACTTACCATAGTTGTGCTTTTATTtccaaaacaagaaaaaaaatctcttttaacctttcccatttttatttcactttcttttCATTGTTTCAAGATGCGACGAGAAAAGCGTAGCAGAACACAcaatcattttggtttttttctttcgttgccTCCTTTACAGACACACTCCGCTCGATCGAAACACGATCGAATCGGGAAACAGAAACAGAGTTAAGAAAAAACAGTAACTAGAAAGAAATAGAAATCCCACACCAAGGGCTGGAACCGTTATTCAACAGGATGGCTCACTGAACCTAGAGACCTAGCGGCTTGCTTCCCCGGTTAACTGGAAGCCTTTACTTTTTTTCGCTCAACCTTCGTACTGCATCCCGGACGCCTGCAAAAGGACACGGCGAATCAAGTGCTATTCCAGACGTATTCCCAAGGAATTCAAGAACAGGAAGAATCATTCAAAGTTCAGCACCTGGGAGTGTGTCGCTgaaggaattaaaaaaattccctTCCTTCCcgaagcaccaccaccacgcaaGATGGCGATCAATTTTTCGGCCTCGTTTGCTGCCTGTCTCGCGGCCGGCCTGAAGGTGCCGCGCCAGATCATGTACTGCATCTCGCAGGACACGGCCCCGTACGTGCTGTACAAGGACTCGCAGGAGGCGGCCGAGCGTGGGGCAGCGGCGGCAGCCGCCGTCCAGTGGGGCAATGCCGAGGGCCCAGCCATCTACCAGCAGAACGCGCAGAACCACCTGCAGGCACACATGAACGGGGCGGCAACGCAGCAACAGCTCGTGGCTGCagcggccgctgccgccgctcagcaccatcagcagcagcagcagcaacaccatcagCAAACTACCGCCAATCATAGTCCGCCGAATCAGGACAATAGGCCACAGCAACCGGGTGAACAAGCGAATGGTCATCTACACAGCCCGGCCACTAGTCCGTATCCTGCGAATAACGGTCCAGACATAGAAGAAGATTTGATCAaggtacatttttttttgtccgccGAGCGAAAGGTTTTGGCTCCAGCTGCGCTAGGTACCCCGGGTGACTAATTCTCGGCcgtcttctgcttcttccatCCTCACAGGTACAAAGCATGCAACAAGCCgttcagcatcagcagcagcagcagcagcagccgaacgGCCAGCAACAGTtagtccagcagcagcagcagcagcagcagcaaggtggCAACAACTCGTCCGGTGCACACCCGAACGATCCAAACCAGCAGGGCAACCAATCGGCACCGGGCGGCGGAGGTAACGGTGGTGGAGGaaacggtggcggtggtggtggaggaccACCCGGACCGCCCGGCTGTTTCGGGAACGAAGCGTCCCAGGCCGAGCTGAACTATTACGCCCAGCGCCATCACGCCGGACCACAGGGCGCCATGTTGCCGCCGCCGGGCTTTGCCCCACTCCACCACTATCTCAACAAGACGGGCGTCCTGCCGGTCGGTATGCCAACCGGGCTCGACCAATCCGGTGCACTGGAGCAGTACGGCATGCCAGACCTGctccacggtggtggtggtggtggcggcggaaCGGGAGCAACCGCACCCGGTGGAGCACCTGGTGGTCCCGGCGCCAACCAGCAGCTGCACCACTCACCCACGAACGGTGTCGCAACGGGCCCGAACGGTGCCGGCGCAAACACGGGCAACACCGGCACCGGTACCGGTGCCAGTCACTCGAAGTCGAAAAACTCGGACCTCCGGCTGTTCAAGTGCTTAACGTGCGGGAAAGACTTTAAGCAGAAGAGTACGCTGCTGCAGCACGAACGCATCCACACCGATTCGCGCCCGTACGGGTGCCCGGAGTGCGGGAAGCGGTTCCGGCAGCAGTCGCACCTGACGCAACACCTGCGGATACACGCGAACGAGAAACCGTTCAGCTGTGCGTACTGCCCGCGCAGCTTCCGGCAGCGGGCCATCCTGAACCAGCACATCCGCATTCACTCAGGTGATAAGCCGTTCGGCTGCCCGTATCCGGAATGCGGCAAAAAATTTCGACAAAAGGCCATATTGAACCAACATGTGCGCACCCATCAAGGCGAGCGATCGATTATTGTGACGATTTATATATACTTAGTTAATTTTAGTACCGCATTACTGCTTCTTTCCATCTTTTTTCCATTCAcatacacgcatacacacattcATACAGATCACAATCGCACACCATCCTGTCCCGTTTTGTATGCACACCATCCTCGATCCCATTAAAGCTCACCTTCCCACACTACTAATCTTCATCTtccacctgctgctgctacccgGTTTATGGCACCCTTTATTGGACGTCTTGAAAATCCTCGCCTCGGTGGGCGGCCATTTCTGCCATCCTTTTCTGCCAAAAAGGCCTCAGCGACTTCTGGTGCGAAACACATCGAGCGACACACCGTTCCGATGAAGGGGATGCGCTTCGCGCTAGAACTCGTTGACTGTGGCCTAGAGTACCCCGCTCCCGGCTTTATAGCAAATATCTATCCTATTGtggcttccttttttgtttggtgtgtggTAGTACTATACTTTCATCATCCTTCCTCAGTGCATGTTGTGGATCATAGATAGAAGGGAAGATTTATAGCTTAGAAAGCAGTTATCACTTAAAAAATTGTGCTATAAAGCTTCCCCGGTAACCTCATCCTCTACCTAAAACACTCATCTAAGAACCCGAAACGAGTTGCCTCAGTTAGATACTGTTATtgaaaaacttcaaaattcACCTAAACCCCAAAGTCACAATTCCACAATTGGTTGGTTCATTATTTGTGTATTTACCTATGGCACACGTTACAATCCCCCTCGTACTATTATGTCCTTCCCTGTTAGAATTAAGAGTAGCTCTACACGATCCAGTTGATCTTTCACGGtgcccttctctctctctctctctctctcccgtaTACTCCACAGATGTTTCTCCGCATTTGATCTTCAAGAACGGCCCGCACGCAACGCTCTGGCCCCAGGATGTGCCGTACCCACCGGAGCTCGAAAACGCACAGCCCAAGGACGAACAAACGTTCGGTGACGAGGCGTCCCAGGGCGGTGGGGAATCGCGCGGTTGCTTCTCGCCGGACAACTATCCGGCCTACTTCAAGGACGGCAAGGGTGTGAACCATTCGATCTTCGGCAACAATCTGCAGTATCTGAACAAGGCTACCGGTGGCAAAGCGATACTGCCCGACGTGATCCAGCATGGGCGCTCGGCCGGTATGCCGCTGTACGTGCGCTGCCCGATCTGTCAGAAGGAGTTCAAGCAGAAGAGTACGCTGCTGCAGCACGGCTGCATACACATCGAGTCCCGGCCGTACCCGTGCCCCGAGTGCGGCAAACGGTTCCGGCAGCAGTCGCACCTGACGCAGCATCTGCGCATCCACACGAACGAGAAACCGTTCGGGTGTATGTACTGTCCACGGTTCTTCCGGCAGCGAACGATACTGAATCAGGTAGGAGCTGTGATTGAACTACAAGTCCAGCTAAAGCAAGGCATCgtacaataatatttttgtttaaattcttttccCCCCTCGAAAACAGCACATTCGTATACATACGGGCGAGAAACCGTACCGATGTGGACAGTGTGGCAAAGACTTCCGGCAGAAGGCCATCCTGGATCAGCACACCCGAACGCACCAGGTAGTTGTAAAATTTAGATTTCAGATCTACCTTCTTgagttttttaaatttctaacTGAGAGGCAGATTGTCTCAATGGAAGTTGTTTTCTTGAGAGTTAGGATCCAAAAATGCCTATCTTCGCTTGCCAtctgtatttttatttatactcGCAGCATAGGAAAGATCAATCCAACTTCTGGATAGTCAATGAAACACGACAGTTAGTCTTTGCTTTGATCTAAAATCAGGTCTAAAATAGCTTTAGAATCACGACCTCCCAACCAACTAAAATATAAAGACTCAAGTCTTCTTCACTTATTAATGATgccagatgatgatgattaatgATTAGCATTCAGATAGAGTCATCACAAGATCAGTCATAGTTTTATGCAGTTTCTGATGAATGTTTCCAAGTTATCCAATGGAACACAGACATACCTCAGATGAACGAATCTAGCGCATGGATTAGaagaaataatattttccggcaCAGATCGTATAATTCGTATGAATTTTTCATATGTTTAAACTATTATTGTACTGTCAATTGTTTTCCAAAATAtgtgtttcaattttcttcacaACTTACTAgaatataaattttattctgaaaaaaagattttcccaTAGTTCTGTTAAGGACTCCAGGATGGCAGCACGGCTTGATTTGGATTTtagatttaaattatttctacTTTTTTTAGATTTAGGTGTTTCTTGCAACCTGTTTAATATAACATTAAACTCGATTTTTCTCGATGCGACTCTTGTTTACTAGAGCCGTTAAGTAGTCTATTCAATGCTGCTTACGAATGTTTGTAGTGCTGAATGCATACCTTTAGGGGTTTTCCTTCGGTAGATGATACACCCGTTTTACTCTTTAATCATCGGCTTAATCCATCGTTTCTTTCCCCCTTTCTCTCCATTGTTCCTTTCACAGGGCGACCGACCGTTCTGCTGTCCGATGCCAAACTGTAGGCGACGCTTCGGCACCGAGCAGGAGGTGAAGAAACATATCGACAACCACATGAACCCGCACTCGTCCAAATCGCGCAAGCTGGCTGctctaaacaacaacaacaacaataataataacaataacaacaacaacaacagcagcagtaacaacaacaacaataataataacaataacaacaataaCGACAACAGCGACGCTGCACGAAACAATGGCACGGCGAACGGCAACAACGCCACGGCCGCCgctgccaacaacaacaacaacaataataataacaacaacaacaataacaacaacaacggcattATCGAGCAGAAGGTATCGCCATCGTTTTTGATGGACAAGCAAAACCAGCTAATCCAGCGTATGGCCACACCGGTCAAGCACGAGCTGTACTTCCCGCAGTGTTACGGGCCACCCTTTAACCAGTCGTTCGTAGCCGGTGCGGCGGCCGTGGCGGCGGCCAACGCTAATGGACAggcggcagcggccgccgcagcagcagcagccgccgcagCCGCTGCCTCAGTCACGCCGAACGTCGGCGGTCCACCGCAGGCCGGTGGGGCGGGAAATGCACCCCCACCGCCACCCCACGGAGCGGGCCCGAACGGTGGTCCGCCGGTGTCGGTGCCACCGCCGGTATCGGCAGCGGCCGCCGCAGCCGTAGCCGCCGCAATCGTAGCCGCCCCGATACCGCAAGCCGTCGTGGCACAGTGATATCCGAGCGATCCACAGCATTTGGTTCACCTGCATcaaccgcagcagcaacagcagccaccacaaccaccacaccAACCGCCATTGCATCACCCGCTAGAAACGATGACGAATGGCCACTAATCCAGCCAAGTCTCGATATGGTTTCTGCACCGAGCACAACAGACCATTGGAGGCAGCGAGAGCAGCCAACAGCACCACACGAGGAAGCGCAACCAGAAGCGACCGGGACCGGAGGGCGAATGAACGTGTGCAAGATCGTAATCGAAACCAAAGACTGAACGGAAGACTAGGGGGCGAATGGGGCGACAGTATGAGGCGAGGGCGCAAGGAAGCACACAAACCTGTGGATCGGATCGTGACGCACTCGGGCGCACAAATCGGGCGGACGCGTTCCGCAATGGAGGGAAACGGCAATAGATAAGGGGGAGCAGGAGGGATCGGGAAAGTCGCTCACAGCAACTATTGGTTACCAGACGGGGCAGCACCGCAATGTACGGATGGAAAGGACAGACACATTGGACTCTACTTCACTGCAGCAGTCGAACTGACAGGTTGGAGGCGGGAGATGGCCTAAGAAGCGAGGAGGAGCCGCCGGTAGGGATGGCGCAGAGCACAAGagcaggtgttaagattagttattttattttctttaaaaatagttttgtttttttcgtttaactGCGTATCATTTCACTCACCGGGATTTGCTTCACTTGCCACGCAAAATCCGGGAACTGCACGATCGGTTCCACATCTTAAACTGTTCCAACACTGGAGCAATGCAATATACCTCTGTCGGTTGGCGCAACAGCGAACCTTAGATATTAACTAACCCAGCAATACAGAcgcaaagcacacacacacaagtgaaaatcacacgcatacatacaaacaacagcaaaccgtACCACGCACAAAGCCACGCCACGCGCACCACCATTTTTTATAGTACGCAATAATATAGTAGGGTA from Anopheles stephensi strain Indian chromosome 2, UCI_ANSTEP_V1.0, whole genome shotgun sequence includes the following:
- the LOC118503488 gene encoding uncharacterized protein LOC118503488 isoform X1; this translates as MAINFSASFAACLAAGLKVPRQIMYCISQDTAPYVLYKDSQEAAERGAAAAAAVQWGNAEGPAIYQQNAQNHLQAHMNGAATQQQLVAAAAAAAAQHHQQQQQQHHQQTTANHSPPNQDNRPQQPGEQANGHLHSPATSPYPANNGPDIEEDLIKVQSMQQAVQHQQQQQQQPNGQQQLVQQQQQQQQQGGNNSSGAHPNDPNQQGNQSAPGGGGNGGGGNGGGGGGGPPGPPGCFGNEASQAELNYYAQRHHAGPQGAMLPPPGFAPLHHYLNKTGVLPVGMPTGLDQSGALEQYGMPDLLHGGGGGGGGTGATAPGGAPGGPGANQQLHHSPTNGVATGPNGAGANTGNTGTGTGASHSKSKNSDLRLFKCLTCGKDFKQKSTLLQHERIHTDSRPYGCPECGKRFRQQSHLTQHLRIHANEKPFSCAYCPRSFRQRAILNQHIRIHSGDKPFGCPYPECGKKFRQKAILNQHVRTHQDVSPHLIFKNGPHATLWPQDVPYPPELENAQPKDEQTFGDEASQGGGESRGCFSPDNYPAYFKDGKGVNHSIFGNNLQYLNKATGGKAILPDVIQHGRSAGMPLYVRCPICQKEFKQKSTLLQHGCIHIESRPYPCPECGKRFRQQSHLTQHLRIHTNEKPFGCMYCPRFFRQRTILNQHIRIHTGEKPYRCGQCGKDFRQKAILDQHTRTHQVGDRPFCCPMPNCRRRFGTEQEVKKHIDNHMNPHSSKSRKLAALNNNNNNNNNNNNNNNSSSNNNNNNNNNNNNNDNSDAARNNGTANGNNATAAAANNNNNNNNNNNNNNNNNGIIEQKVSPSFLMDKQNQLIQRMATPVKHELYFPQCYGPPFNQSFVAGAAAVAAANANGQAAAAAAAAAAAAAAASVTPNVGGPPQAGGAGNAPPPPPHGAGPNGGPPVSVPPPVSAAAAAAVAAAIVAAPIPQAVVAQ
- the LOC118503488 gene encoding zinc finger protein rotund isoform X3 yields the protein MAINFSASFAACLAAGLKVPRQIMYCISQDTAPYVLYKDSQEAAERGAAAAAAVQWGNAEGPAIYQQNAQNHLQAHMNGAATQQQLVAAAAAAAAQHHQQQQQQHHQQTTANHSPPNQDNRPQQPGEQANGHLHSPATSPYPANNGPDIEEDLIKVQSMQQAVQHQQQQQQQPNGQQQLVQQQQQQQQQGGNNSSGAHPNDPNQQGNQSAPGGGGNGGGGNGGGGGGGPPGPPGCFGNEASQAELNYYAQRHHAGPQGAMLPPPGFAPLHHYLNKTGVLPVGMPTGLDQSGALEQYGMPDLLHGGGGGGGGTGATAPGGAPGGPGANQQLHHSPTNGVATGPNGAGANTGNTGTGTGASHSKSKNSDLRLFKCLTCGKDFKQKSTLLQHERIHTDSRPYGCPECGKRFRQQSHLTQHLRIHANEKPFSCAYCPRSFRQRAILNQHIRIHSDVSPHLIFKNGPHATLWPQDVPYPPELENAQPKDEQTFGDEASQGGGESRGCFSPDNYPAYFKDGKGVNHSIFGNNLQYLNKATGGKAILPDVIQHGRSAGMPLYVRCPICQKEFKQKSTLLQHGCIHIESRPYPCPECGKRFRQQSHLTQHLRIHTNEKPFGCMYCPRFFRQRTILNQHIRIHTGEKPYRCGQCGKDFRQKAILDQHTRTHQVGDRPFCCPMPNCRRRFGTEQEVKKHIDNHMNPHSSKSRKLAALNNNNNNNNNNNNNNNSSSNNNNNNNNNNNNNDNSDAARNNGTANGNNATAAAANNNNNNNNNNNNNNNNNGIIEQKVSPSFLMDKQNQLIQRMATPVKHELYFPQCYGPPFNQSFVAGAAAVAAANANGQAAAAAAAAAAAAAAASVTPNVGGPPQAGGAGNAPPPPPHGAGPNGGPPVSVPPPVSAAAAAAVAAAIVAAPIPQAVVAQ
- the LOC118503488 gene encoding uncharacterized protein LOC118503488 isoform X2, with translation MAINFSASFAACLAAGLKVPRQIMYCISQDTAPYVLYKDSQEAAERGAAAAAAVQWGNAEGPAIYQQNAQNHLQAHMNGAATQQQLVAAAAAAAAQHHQQQQQQHHQQTTANHSPPNQDNRPQQPGEQANGHLHSPATSPYPANNGPDIEEDLIKVQSMQQAVQHQQQQQQQPNGQQQLVQQQQQQQQQGGNNSSGAHPNDPNQQGNQSAPGGGGNGGGGNGGGGGGGPPGPPGCFGNEASQAELNYYAQRHHAGPQGAMLPPPGFAPLHHYLNKTGVLPVGMPTGLDQSGALEQYGMPDLLHGGGGGGGGTGATAPGGAPGGPGANQQLHHSPTNGVATGPNGAGANTGNTGTGTGASHSKSKNSDLRLFKCLTCGKDFKQKSTLLQHERIHTDSRPYGCPECGKRFRQQSHLTQHLRIHANEKPFSCAYCPRSFRQRAILNQHIRIHSGDKPFGCPYPECGKKFRQKAILNQHVRTHQDVSPHLIFKNGPHATLWPQDVPYPPELENAQPKDEQTFGDEASQGGGESRGCFSPDNYPAYFKDGKGVNHSIFGNNLQYLNKATGGKAILPDVIQHGRSAGMPLYVRCPICQKEFKQKSTLLQHGCIHIESRPYPCPECGKRFRQQSHLTQHLRIHTNEKPFGCMYCPRFFRQRTILNQHIRIHTGEKPYRCGQCGKDFRQKAILDQHTRTHQGDRPFCCPMPNCRRRFGTEQEVKKHIDNHMNPHSSKSRKLAALNNNNNNNNNNNNNNNSSSNNNNNNNNNNNNNDNSDAARNNGTANGNNATAAAANNNNNNNNNNNNNNNNNGIIEQKVSPSFLMDKQNQLIQRMATPVKHELYFPQCYGPPFNQSFVAGAAAVAAANANGQAAAAAAAAAAAAAAASVTPNVGGPPQAGGAGNAPPPPPHGAGPNGGPPVSVPPPVSAAAAAAVAAAIVAAPIPQAVVAQ
- the LOC118503488 gene encoding uncharacterized protein LOC118503488 isoform X4, which gives rise to MQQAVQHQQQQQQQPNGQQQLVQQQQQQQQQGGNNSSGAHPNDPNQQGNQSAPGGGGNGGGGNGGGGGGGPPGPPGCFGNEASQAELNYYAQRHHAGPQGAMLPPPGFAPLHHYLNKTGVLPVGMPTGLDQSGALEQYGMPDLLHGGGGGGGGTGATAPGGAPGGPGANQQLHHSPTNGVATGPNGAGANTGNTGTGTGASHSKSKNSDLRLFKCLTCGKDFKQKSTLLQHERIHTDSRPYGCPECGKRFRQQSHLTQHLRIHANEKPFSCAYCPRSFRQRAILNQHIRIHSGDKPFGCPYPECGKKFRQKAILNQHVRTHQDVSPHLIFKNGPHATLWPQDVPYPPELENAQPKDEQTFGDEASQGGGESRGCFSPDNYPAYFKDGKGVNHSIFGNNLQYLNKATGGKAILPDVIQHGRSAGMPLYVRCPICQKEFKQKSTLLQHGCIHIESRPYPCPECGKRFRQQSHLTQHLRIHTNEKPFGCMYCPRFFRQRTILNQHIRIHTGEKPYRCGQCGKDFRQKAILDQHTRTHQVGDRPFCCPMPNCRRRFGTEQEVKKHIDNHMNPHSSKSRKLAALNNNNNNNNNNNNNNNSSSNNNNNNNNNNNNNDNSDAARNNGTANGNNATAAAANNNNNNNNNNNNNNNNNGIIEQKVSPSFLMDKQNQLIQRMATPVKHELYFPQCYGPPFNQSFVAGAAAVAAANANGQAAAAAAAAAAAAAAASVTPNVGGPPQAGGAGNAPPPPPHGAGPNGGPPVSVPPPVSAAAAAAVAAAIVAAPIPQAVVAQ